The Paenibacillus uliginis N3/975 genome has a window encoding:
- a CDS encoding PTS sugar transporter subunit IIA, which produces MFERWKKKTVNKVEVKAPLTGQAVPLSQVPDEAFAAGHMGKGIAIEPSEGRLVAPFDGTVAHVIKTKHAVMLEEKATGLQYLFHIGINTVGLKGEGYTSHVSIGDSVKAGQTLIEFDIDTIKAAGYPIVTPVIVTNADELASDVEGHTGSVTAGSDSVLSITLNS; this is translated from the coding sequence ATGTTTGAACGTTGGAAAAAGAAAACTGTGAATAAAGTCGAGGTTAAAGCCCCTCTTACAGGTCAAGCTGTACCTCTGTCTCAAGTACCAGATGAAGCATTTGCCGCAGGACATATGGGCAAAGGTATCGCTATCGAACCGTCGGAAGGACGTCTGGTTGCTCCTTTTGACGGCACCGTTGCGCATGTAATCAAAACCAAGCATGCCGTTATGCTTGAGGAGAAAGCTACAGGACTGCAGTATCTGTTCCATATTGGGATTAATACGGTAGGATTGAAGGGTGAAGGATATACGAGTCATGTCAGTATAGGGGATTCTGTTAAAGCCGGTCAGACTTTAATCGAGTTTGACATTGACACAATTAAGGCTGCAGGATATCCGATTGTAACGCCGGTGATTGTCACGAATGCCGATGAGTTAGCTTCTGATGTTGAAGGGCATACAGGAAGTGTGACTGCCGGATCAGATTCCGTGCTCAGCATCACCCTAAATTCCTAA
- a CDS encoding PTS transporter subunit EIIC: MLAKLQKLGKSLMLPVATLPAAGILQGLGMIDYQKDIPLGVVGEFLNQYVTPFMTSGALAILENLPIIFAIGVAIGFAGDAVAALSALIGYLVLVRVMDKVPLQMPFIADDVKLNMGVLGGILIGIWSAYLYSKYHKIKMPDWLGFFAGKRFVPIITAATTMVLAVLVGMIWYPIQLAIADFGNWIVSLGGIGAFLFGTANRLLIPLGLHHVLNSIAWFQIGDFTNAAGQVVQGDLTRFMQGDKSAGMFMTGFFPIMMFAMPAAALAFIHTAKPSKRKLVGSIVIGSAVASFLTGITEPLEFTFMFLAPLLYVVHAILTGLSGLIMYLLDVHLGFTFSAGLIDYLLYLKLSTNAWMLIPVGLAFGVLYYFLFRIIIVKLNLKTPGREDDEDEDEAAADASVGKSAAAVSGESKAAKVLTNIGGPENITSIDACITRLRLVVKDDKAVKDAELKKLGASGVMRLGQGAVQVVFGTQAESIKDDIKKLL, from the coding sequence ATGCTGGCAAAATTACAAAAGCTTGGTAAGTCTCTTATGCTGCCTGTGGCTACACTGCCTGCAGCAGGTATTTTGCAAGGTCTTGGTATGATCGACTATCAGAAAGATATTCCTTTAGGTGTAGTCGGTGAGTTCCTTAATCAATATGTAACACCATTTATGACTTCGGGTGCGTTAGCGATTTTGGAGAATTTGCCGATCATCTTCGCAATCGGTGTTGCAATCGGTTTCGCTGGAGATGCGGTTGCCGCGTTATCCGCTCTAATTGGTTATTTGGTGCTGGTCAGAGTAATGGACAAAGTGCCGCTGCAAATGCCTTTTATTGCAGATGATGTTAAGCTGAACATGGGAGTGCTTGGCGGTATCTTAATCGGTATATGGTCTGCGTATTTATATAGTAAGTACCACAAAATTAAGATGCCAGATTGGCTCGGCTTTTTTGCTGGAAAACGGTTCGTACCTATCATTACGGCTGCCACTACGATGGTTTTAGCAGTTCTGGTCGGAATGATCTGGTACCCGATACAGCTCGCTATTGCTGACTTCGGTAACTGGATTGTAAGCCTAGGCGGTATTGGAGCATTTTTATTTGGTACCGCTAACCGTCTCTTAATTCCGCTTGGTTTGCACCATGTGCTTAACTCGATTGCCTGGTTCCAAATTGGTGACTTCACGAATGCTGCTGGTCAGGTTGTTCAAGGTGACTTGACCCGATTCATGCAAGGAGACAAATCGGCAGGCATGTTTATGACTGGATTTTTCCCGATTATGATGTTTGCCATGCCAGCAGCAGCACTTGCTTTCATTCATACGGCAAAGCCATCCAAACGTAAACTTGTTGGCTCCATCGTTATCGGTTCAGCTGTTGCTTCGTTCCTAACCGGTATTACAGAGCCGCTCGAATTCACCTTCATGTTCCTTGCTCCTTTACTATACGTTGTACATGCGATATTGACAGGTCTTTCGGGTCTAATCATGTACTTGTTGGATGTCCATTTAGGGTTCACCTTCTCGGCTGGTCTGATCGACTATCTCTTATATCTGAAGCTGTCCACTAATGCATGGATGCTCATACCTGTTGGTCTGGCCTTCGGGGTACTGTATTACTTCCTTTTCCGGATCATCATCGTTAAGTTAAACTTGAAGACTCCAGGGCGTGAAGATGATGAGGATGAGGATGAGGCAGCTGCTGATGCGTCTGTTGGAAAATCCGCTGCTGCTGTATCTGGGGAATCGAAAGCGGCTAAAGTTCTTACAAACATCGGTGGACCAGAGAACATTACGAGTATCGATGCTTGTATTACCCGTCTGCGTCTCGTGGTTAAAGACGACAAGGCTGTCAAGGACGCTGAGCTTAAAAAGCTGGGAGCTTCCGGAGTCATGCGTCTCGGTCAAGGTGCTGTACAGGTTGTGTTTGGAACGCAGGCTGAGTCTATTAAGGATGATATCAAGAAATTGTTGTAA
- a CDS encoding LysE family translocator, producing the protein MSLFLSYIFLGLSLSAPVGPINAAQLDKGLKKGFWHAWLFGLGAVMADILYMVLVYMGVVHFLSTPFMQTFLWLFGAFVLIYTGIESVVSAGKVTISSNKKEDSLLSSVSSGFLMSLSNPMTILFWLGIYGSVLVKTASDYGTGDLLLYSAAVIFGVLIWDFLMAAMASTFRKYLSNRGITFISIISGLSLIGFGIYFGFRAIKLLFF; encoded by the coding sequence ATGAGTCTTTTTCTAAGTTACATCTTTCTAGGACTTTCTTTATCCGCCCCAGTTGGTCCGATTAATGCCGCCCAACTGGACAAGGGGCTGAAAAAGGGATTTTGGCACGCTTGGTTATTCGGTCTGGGCGCTGTGATGGCCGACATCCTGTATATGGTTCTTGTATATATGGGTGTTGTTCACTTTCTGAGTACCCCGTTCATGCAAACCTTCCTTTGGCTCTTCGGGGCTTTCGTTCTGATCTATACTGGCATCGAAAGTGTCGTTAGCGCCGGTAAAGTAACGATAAGCTCAAACAAAAAGGAGGATTCCCTGTTGTCATCGGTGTCGTCCGGTTTTCTCATGTCTCTATCCAATCCAATGACAATCTTGTTCTGGCTTGGAATATACGGTTCTGTTCTAGTGAAGACAGCTTCAGATTATGGTACGGGTGATCTTCTACTATACAGTGCTGCTGTAATCTTTGGTGTTCTAATCTGGGACTTTCTTATGGCAGCCATGGCTAGTACTTTCCGTAAATATTTGAGTAACCGAGGGATCACATTCATTTCGATTATTTCCGGGCTTTCCTTGATCGGTTTCGGCATTTATTTTGGCTTTAGAGCAATCAAATTGCTATTCTTTTAA
- a CDS encoding DUF72 domain-containing protein, whose amino-acid sequence MERIMMPTEESIGNSIRIGLSGWGDHDDLYEEGTKAAEKLKAYTRHFPIIEMDNSFYAIPAPDRMDKWSAQTPDDFGFIVKAYQGMTGHSRGKNPYSDMKTMFEVFKESVNVLMQQEKLKTVLFQYPPWFDCERKHVEILKRTREWMDGFPVALEFRNQSWFVSDYREKTLQFMRDEGWIHSIADEPEAGIGSIPVVLEPTQGHATMIRLHGRNASGWHASGEANWREVRYLYRYSAEELEEWKQNLFTLLHSTKECWLIFNNNSGGDAAANAKQLMELLGLDTGPVPIRQMEW is encoded by the coding sequence ATGGAGAGGATAATGATGCCGACAGAGGAATCCATTGGCAACAGCATCCGTATTGGATTGTCTGGGTGGGGAGATCATGATGATCTTTACGAAGAGGGCACCAAGGCGGCAGAGAAGCTGAAGGCATATACACGACATTTCCCTATTATCGAGATGGATAATTCGTTCTATGCGATTCCGGCCCCGGACCGGATGGATAAATGGAGTGCACAGACCCCGGATGATTTTGGCTTTATTGTCAAAGCCTATCAAGGTATGACAGGTCACTCGCGCGGCAAAAATCCTTATTCGGATATGAAGACGATGTTTGAGGTCTTTAAAGAATCAGTGAACGTGTTAATGCAGCAAGAAAAGCTAAAGACGGTTTTGTTCCAGTATCCGCCTTGGTTTGACTGCGAGCGAAAGCATGTCGAAATTCTAAAGCGTACTCGGGAATGGATGGACGGCTTTCCGGTCGCGCTGGAATTCCGCAATCAGAGCTGGTTTGTATCAGATTACAGGGAGAAGACGCTGCAGTTCATGCGGGATGAGGGTTGGATTCACAGCATTGCCGACGAACCGGAAGCGGGGATCGGCTCTATTCCCGTCGTGCTTGAACCGACGCAGGGGCATGCAACGATGATTCGTCTTCACGGACGTAATGCCTCTGGTTGGCATGCAAGTGGAGAGGCCAATTGGCGTGAGGTACGATATTTGTACCGTTACAGCGCTGAGGAGTTGGAAGAATGGAAACAAAATTTGTTCACTTTGCTACATTCTACGAAGGAATGCTGGCTGATCTTTAACAATAACTCGGGTGGGGATGCTGCAGCCAACGCGAAGCAGTTGATGGAGCTTCTCGGTTTGGACACCGGTCCAGTTCCTATCAGACAGATGGAATGGTAA
- a CDS encoding PRD domain-containing protein, with protein MSGTETFKVIRVIGNNVVMVQGGKKELEYVILGKGIGFGTKTGDAITSDDPRIEKLFKLEDREQWSQYHHLLEDFDPKVLEITDEILNSITTEFPGKLNDKVYLALPSHIQFTIYRIRKGMDIINPFLEETKISFPKEYEIALKAAEMIGRAFNIEVPEDEVGFLTYHVYSAVSHVPVGQLVKASNMVGRLVNIIEQERGIQFKNGSMDHVRLLMHLRFSVDRILNQSVNVDNPFAEQIKSKFTSEYGLAKHLAEVMEQDLGSPIPEAEVCFLAMHLYRLFRGRTQQSSQAKEEF; from the coding sequence ATGAGCGGGACGGAAACGTTTAAGGTCATCCGGGTTATCGGCAATAACGTCGTAATGGTTCAAGGCGGCAAAAAAGAACTCGAGTATGTAATACTTGGCAAAGGAATCGGATTCGGGACCAAGACGGGTGATGCGATCACTTCGGATGATCCCCGCATCGAGAAGCTGTTTAAGCTGGAAGATCGGGAACAGTGGAGTCAGTATCATCATCTGCTGGAGGATTTCGATCCTAAAGTGCTCGAAATTACTGATGAAATTTTAAACAGCATCACTACAGAATTTCCGGGTAAACTGAATGACAAAGTGTATCTTGCGCTGCCTAGTCATATTCAGTTTACGATTTACCGTATCCGGAAAGGGATGGATATTATCAATCCGTTTCTGGAGGAGACCAAGATCAGCTTTCCAAAAGAATATGAAATAGCATTGAAGGCCGCAGAAATGATTGGCCGGGCTTTTAACATAGAGGTTCCGGAGGATGAGGTAGGCTTTCTTACGTACCATGTGTATTCAGCTGTAAGTCATGTTCCCGTTGGTCAGCTAGTCAAAGCTTCCAATATGGTGGGACGCCTTGTAAATATCATCGAGCAGGAACGCGGGATACAATTTAAAAATGGCAGTATGGACCATGTTCGGCTCCTCATGCATTTGCGGTTCTCCGTTGACCGAATATTAAACCAATCTGTTAACGTGGATAACCCGTTTGCAGAGCAAATCAAAAGTAAATTTACGAGTGAATACGGGCTGGCCAAACATCTTGCTGAAGTTATGGAACAAGATCTTGGCAGTCCTATTCCGGAAGCTGAGGTATGCTTCTTGGCCATGCACTTATACCGATTGTTTAGAGGACGTACACAACAAAGCAGCCAAGCTAAGGAGGAATTTTAA
- a CDS encoding CHASE3 domain-containing protein yields the protein MPNSLKIKIRTKIIFGYVLVLLCLGVFLWVVSGRLTSLQQEADFIEQHDIEVNSLTHEIEKNMLELETGQRGFVITGDPVYLEPFEMALSTWEMNYNKLHQLIADNATQLTNLSNIKDNINKWIEVAGQPAVRIKQAGQDEEALQFFIDDPGQQAMNMIRSQFTEFRDAERQLTSQRIDDMKNSNTNLLISMYSLWAAVALATILAAIVISKSIVRPIRQVTEMISSIADGVADGGNLSRRIKVNTRDEVLDLAENTNKLLSNVSRQAWVKDQVTVMSTLLQSADRLDTLSRFFIHKAAGVMSVPYAALFINRNDTELVKAAAFADPDGEPWDKVRDRFSPGEGLVGQCMIEKRIIQFDDIPPNYVRIESGLGDAEPSSLVVAPVMFEGKVLSVIELAMFKPMDDEKRQLLEQLLQVLGVALNSMLNKMEIQQLYRESQALNEELQVQSEELQAQTEELQAQTEELQMHASESQVLNERLEAQKDAAEQAAKELEKYAEQVEQSSTYKSQFLANMSHELRTPLNSMLILSQILSENKEGHLTEEERNYASVIHKSGSELLNLINDILDLSKVEAGKMVIEVDLVNLTELPEIMRGYFDKSAESKQLRFEIEMDPIVPDIIYSDGMRLHQIIRNLLSNAIKFTDEGKVKLSIGKVDSMNKDDYCSEKEMITFTVEDTGIGISDENLKPIFEAFRQGDGATARKFGGTGLGLSISLQLARLLGGHISVESKEGVGSKFTLYLPANTDGDHNERLFVVPEVAATIEKNPRWNINSLLEDDVQEWDETLQLEGVTVLLVDDDIRNVYGLTNALEKRNMKVLTAQNGYECLEILDMEQNIDVVLLDIMMPEMDGYETMKRIRENSVLQSLPIIVLTAKAMKEDKDKCLAAGASGYFSKPVQLSDVIAAIRVSLMDVKHG from the coding sequence TTGCCTAACAGCCTGAAAATAAAAATCCGCACCAAGATTATTTTTGGATATGTGCTTGTTCTATTATGTCTTGGTGTGTTTCTGTGGGTTGTTTCCGGTCGCCTGACTTCTCTCCAGCAGGAAGCTGATTTCATTGAACAACATGATATTGAAGTTAACAGTCTAACCCATGAAATCGAAAAAAACATGCTTGAACTGGAGACCGGGCAGCGTGGATTTGTCATTACCGGAGACCCTGTGTATCTGGAGCCATTCGAAATGGCCTTGTCGACATGGGAGATGAATTATAACAAGTTACATCAGTTAATCGCAGATAATGCGACTCAATTGACCAACCTGTCTAACATTAAGGATAACATTAATAAATGGATTGAGGTTGCTGGTCAGCCAGCGGTTCGAATTAAGCAGGCAGGGCAGGATGAAGAAGCACTGCAATTTTTTATTGATGATCCCGGCCAGCAAGCGATGAATATGATCCGCAGCCAGTTCACCGAGTTTCGTGACGCAGAAAGACAGTTGACCTCGCAGCGTATCGATGACATGAAAAATAGCAATACCAATCTGCTGATCAGCATGTATTCACTCTGGGCAGCAGTTGCGTTAGCTACAATTCTTGCAGCGATTGTTATATCCAAGAGTATCGTTAGGCCTATTCGCCAGGTAACTGAGATGATCTCGAGTATAGCGGACGGAGTTGCCGATGGTGGCAATCTTAGCCGGAGAATCAAGGTGAACACCCGTGATGAAGTACTCGATCTGGCTGAGAATACGAATAAGCTATTGTCCAATGTTAGCCGTCAAGCTTGGGTTAAAGATCAGGTTACCGTCATGTCTACACTGCTCCAAAGCGCAGACCGGCTGGATACATTATCTCGATTCTTTATTCATAAAGCTGCCGGAGTGATGAGCGTCCCTTACGCAGCACTTTTTATTAACCGAAATGATACTGAGCTGGTTAAGGCTGCAGCCTTTGCTGATCCGGACGGTGAACCGTGGGACAAGGTGCGTGATCGTTTTTCCCCGGGAGAGGGACTTGTTGGTCAGTGCATGATTGAGAAGCGGATCATACAGTTTGACGATATACCACCTAACTATGTACGTATCGAGTCCGGTCTGGGAGATGCAGAACCCTCCAGCTTGGTAGTTGCACCTGTTATGTTTGAGGGCAAAGTGCTGAGCGTGATCGAACTGGCGATGTTCAAACCTATGGATGATGAAAAAAGGCAGCTTCTAGAGCAGCTCCTTCAGGTGCTCGGTGTTGCACTGAATTCCATGTTGAATAAAATGGAAATACAGCAGCTGTACCGTGAATCCCAGGCTTTGAACGAAGAGCTGCAGGTCCAGTCGGAGGAGTTACAGGCACAGACAGAAGAGCTTCAGGCGCAGACGGAGGAACTCCAAATGCATGCGTCCGAATCACAAGTGTTGAATGAACGACTGGAAGCGCAAAAAGATGCTGCAGAACAAGCCGCGAAGGAATTGGAAAAATACGCAGAGCAGGTAGAGCAAAGCTCGACGTATAAATCGCAGTTTCTGGCCAACATGTCACATGAGCTTCGTACGCCGCTCAACAGTATGCTGATTCTGTCGCAGATTTTATCAGAGAACAAAGAGGGGCATTTAACGGAGGAAGAACGGAACTATGCGTCTGTTATTCATAAATCGGGTAGCGAACTGCTGAATTTGATCAATGATATTTTGGATCTGTCGAAGGTGGAGGCAGGAAAAATGGTGATCGAAGTGGATTTGGTCAATCTGACGGAGCTTCCAGAAATCATGCGAGGATATTTTGACAAGTCAGCGGAAAGTAAACAGCTTCGCTTTGAGATCGAAATGGATCCAATTGTTCCTGACATCATATACAGTGACGGGATGAGGCTGCATCAGATAATACGTAATCTGTTGTCGAACGCTATTAAATTTACCGATGAGGGTAAAGTGAAGCTATCTATTGGCAAAGTGGATTCCATGAATAAAGATGATTATTGTTCAGAGAAAGAGATGATTACTTTTACGGTCGAAGATACAGGGATTGGAATATCAGATGAGAATTTGAAACCGATCTTCGAAGCATTCCGTCAGGGAGATGGGGCTACGGCACGCAAATTTGGCGGTACAGGTCTGGGCTTGTCCATATCCCTGCAGCTTGCGAGATTATTGGGCGGTCATATCTCAGTTGAGAGCAAGGAAGGAGTAGGTAGTAAGTTTACTCTTTATCTTCCTGCGAATACCGATGGAGATCATAATGAGAGATTGTTTGTCGTACCGGAGGTTGCAGCAACAATAGAGAAGAATCCTCGTTGGAACATTAATTCACTGCTTGAGGATGATGTTCAGGAATGGGATGAAACCCTCCAACTGGAGGGAGTAACGGTATTACTTGTCGATGACGATATACGTAATGTTTATGGGCTTACGAATGCGCTCGAGAAAAGGAATATGAAGGTGCTAACTGCTCAAAACGGTTATGAATGCCTTGAAATACTTGACATGGAACAAAATATTGATGTGGTGCTTCTAGACATCATGATGCCTGAAATGGATGGATATGAAACGATGAAAAGGATTCGTGAGAATTCTGTACTACAATCTCTGCCCATCATTGTATTAACGGCAAAGGCGATGAAGGAAGACAAGGATAAATGTTTAGCGGCGGGTGCGAGCGGTTATTTCAGCAAGCCAGTGCAGTTGAGCGATGTAATCGCGGCAATACGTGTATCGTTGATGGATGTTAAACATGGATAG
- a CDS encoding amino acid permease: MSASDSKKSGTKSEQDLKWWQLSLLGVASTIGTGYFLGSAFGIKLGGPAVLISFVLAALGTFIVFDVLARMTAEDPQKGSFRTYAKKAHGRWAGFSTGWMYWCSEVLIMGSQMTALSIFSQFWFPDIPMWLFATGYAVLGLIVIWIGNKGFDRLENILAVIKIAAIVMFLVIAAAALMGWLKGGIQPKAPVTGSLFFPTGGLGLWSSLIFAFYAFGGIEVMGVMAVRLKDPKEAPKSGRVMILILAIIYVLSLAAVVTMAPWNKFPTTKSPFIFALSSYNLPFVPHVFNAVLIIAGFSTMVASLYAVTTVLISLSEDHDAPTLFSRKMFKRQTPMYALGLTAAGLVASIVLSLLMPGKIYEYLTTAAGLMLLYNWFFILISAGRNLDLTAWGQIKRYTGMLLILLAVSGTLFHATSRPGFWISLGFIAIITAVVLFMQSVWRKEEKENPDQKERKRSKLRAKPIR, encoded by the coding sequence ATTAGTGCATCAGACTCAAAAAAATCAGGAACCAAAAGTGAACAAGATTTAAAATGGTGGCAGCTGTCGCTGCTTGGTGTAGCCTCAACGATCGGAACAGGCTATTTTCTTGGATCAGCTTTTGGAATTAAACTGGGCGGTCCGGCGGTTTTGATCTCTTTTGTGCTGGCAGCACTTGGTACGTTTATCGTGTTTGATGTTTTGGCACGCATGACGGCAGAAGATCCGCAAAAGGGGTCTTTCCGTACATACGCCAAAAAGGCCCATGGGCGATGGGCTGGCTTTTCGACAGGATGGATGTACTGGTGCTCGGAAGTGTTAATTATGGGCAGCCAAATGACCGCTCTTTCGATATTTTCACAATTCTGGTTTCCAGACATACCCATGTGGTTGTTTGCTACGGGGTATGCTGTTTTGGGGTTAATCGTCATTTGGATCGGGAATAAAGGCTTTGACCGTCTGGAAAATATCCTTGCTGTTATTAAAATTGCAGCGATTGTGATGTTCCTTGTGATCGCAGCTGCGGCATTGATGGGATGGCTTAAAGGTGGAATCCAACCGAAAGCTCCTGTGACTGGTTCCTTGTTCTTTCCGACCGGAGGATTAGGTTTATGGTCATCACTTATCTTTGCTTTTTACGCTTTTGGCGGCATCGAGGTTATGGGGGTAATGGCAGTAAGACTTAAGGATCCGAAAGAGGCGCCTAAGTCAGGCAGGGTGATGATTTTGATTTTGGCAATTATCTATGTGCTGTCGCTTGCTGCAGTCGTAACGATGGCTCCCTGGAACAAGTTCCCTACCACAAAAAGCCCGTTTATCTTCGCGTTAAGTTCGTACAATCTGCCATTCGTGCCTCATGTTTTTAATGCGGTATTGATTATTGCCGGTTTCTCGACCATGGTGGCCTCCCTATATGCAGTAACAACGGTGCTCATCTCCTTGTCTGAGGATCATGATGCGCCTACACTGTTTTCCCGGAAAATGTTTAAACGACAGACTCCGATGTATGCATTAGGACTTACAGCTGCGGGACTCGTTGCTTCGATTGTTTTATCCCTACTTATGCCAGGAAAAATTTATGAGTATTTAACGACAGCGGCAGGATTAATGCTGCTTTATAACTGGTTTTTTATTCTGATTTCGGCTGGAAGGAATCTGGATTTGACCGCTTGGGGTCAAATTAAAAGGTATACCGGTATGCTTCTGATTCTGCTTGCTGTAAGCGGAACCTTGTTCCATGCAACCAGTCGTCCTGGATTTTGGATCAGTCTTGGCTTTATTGCGATTATAACTGCTGTAGTGCTGTTTATGCAGTCGGTGTGGCGGAAAGAGGAGAAAGAGAACCCTGATCAGAAAGAACGGAAACGTTCAAAGCTTCGTGCTAAACCGATTCGCTAG
- a CDS encoding cupin domain-containing protein → MVYSSLNRANSLNHRIVWNLSQHTRTTTTGSQSDLTSAMIPLMNSMSMTDQVLNRGQRVSPHWHPDSNELCYVINGEFSVTVVEPLSESHQAFVLVPGCAIFIPAGWYHDITSLSDDARLISIYSTDEPHIIEALVAWSTINKEEHKMNDLPVRPVFNLGILHEKAPDQTSANRERNKKDSKKAAVPSPPLLTIKS, encoded by the coding sequence ATGGTCTATTCATCTCTGAACCGTGCTAACAGTCTCAATCACAGAATCGTATGGAATTTATCACAGCACACCCGAACAACCACCACTGGATCACAATCGGATCTGACTTCAGCGATGATTCCTTTAATGAATTCCATGTCAATGACCGACCAGGTATTGAATCGCGGACAACGGGTCTCCCCCCATTGGCATCCAGATTCCAATGAACTCTGTTATGTCATAAACGGGGAGTTCTCTGTAACGGTTGTTGAGCCACTGTCTGAAAGCCATCAAGCGTTCGTACTTGTTCCCGGCTGTGCTATTTTTATACCTGCTGGATGGTATCATGACATAACGTCACTCAGTGATGATGCCCGCCTGATCTCCATTTATAGCACGGACGAGCCCCACATCATCGAAGCGTTAGTTGCATGGAGCACGATCAATAAGGAAGAACATAAAATGAATGACTTACCTGTACGACCCGTATTCAACCTAGGTATACTTCACGAAAAAGCCCCTGACCAAACTAGCGCAAACCGCGAAAGGAATAAAAAAGACTCAAAAAAAGCAGCTGTTCCTTCTCCGCCTCTCCTCACCATCAAGTCGTGA
- a CDS encoding Gfo/Idh/MocA family protein, whose product MKVGIIGLGDIAQKAYLPVMTGIQGVEWVLSTRNESVLEQIKDKYRITQTAQTIEKLIETGIHAAFVHTSTESHPAIIESLLNAGIHVYVDKPIAYTYEQAKTLTELAHQKNCVLMTGFNRRFAPMVSALKEVKDRTYIYMEKNRIHQPDYARRFIFDDFIHVVDTISYLSPGTVRDVSVSPKIQDGMLVQVMIKLEGDDYTSVGFMNRDSGITEERLEVISSGQKHIIRDLNTTIHFSQGEEKHRAFGDWEPVLKRRGFDDIIASFLKCVMGEARQEPSMEEALETHRLCEIIVKKAEENGAIVWKL is encoded by the coding sequence ATGAAAGTGGGAATCATTGGACTTGGAGATATTGCTCAAAAAGCGTACCTACCAGTCATGACGGGAATTCAGGGAGTGGAATGGGTACTATCTACAAGAAATGAATCTGTTCTGGAACAAATAAAAGACAAATACCGGATAACGCAGACTGCTCAAACTATTGAGAAGCTGATAGAGACAGGAATCCATGCGGCTTTTGTACATACATCGACAGAATCACATCCAGCGATCATTGAATCATTACTGAATGCAGGCATCCATGTCTATGTGGACAAGCCGATTGCATACACATACGAACAAGCCAAGACTTTAACAGAGTTGGCACACCAAAAGAATTGTGTACTCATGACCGGATTCAACCGCAGGTTCGCTCCAATGGTGTCTGCGCTTAAAGAGGTGAAAGATCGAACTTATATTTATATGGAAAAAAACCGTATTCATCAACCGGATTACGCGCGTCGTTTCATATTTGACGACTTTATCCATGTGGTAGATACGATCTCATATTTATCTCCCGGGACCGTTCGTGATGTCTCTGTTTCTCCAAAGATTCAGGATGGAATGTTGGTTCAAGTGATGATCAAACTTGAAGGAGATGATTATACATCTGTCGGGTTCATGAACCGGGATAGCGGAATTACAGAAGAGCGGCTGGAAGTCATCAGTTCTGGTCAGAAACATATAATCCGGGACCTTAATACTACAATTCATTTTAGCCAAGGAGAAGAGAAACATCGGGCATTTGGAGACTGGGAGCCGGTATTGAAGCGGCGCGGGTTTGATGACATCATCGCAAGCTTTCTCAAATGTGTTATGGGGGAGGCCCGGCAAGAGCCGTCTATGGAAGAAGCACTGGAGACTCATCGTTTGTGCGAGATTATTGTGAAAAAAGCAGAAGAGAATGGAGCTATCGTCTGGAAGCTCTGA